From the Bacillota bacterium genome, one window contains:
- a CDS encoding spore germination protein, protein MNAFGRAGRVLRRLARLLAPRWGARSAAQERGGQANTPIYPGIDENLAAIRKALEPAADLVLRKVGSGKASFGVAMIDGLVSRDGVDRDVVRALIDRFTEASHGTTGVPIGEAAKRLAEASIATMNVQKAASIEEAISSMLDGQVAIFGEGWNMALTASVQQWRMRAVSEPDVESVVRGPREGFTEDLRTNTSLLRRRLRTPSLRMEEVQIGRVSPTKIAIVYIRGLTPEHLVETIRNRLSAIDADSIIESGQLEGLIEDQPLSIFPTIGHTERPDRVAMRLLGGAAAILIDGTPFALLVPLTFSLLLQSSEDYYSRWPVVVGIRLFRWLSLFISMVAPAFYVVLTSYHQELIPTGLAVAIAQQRERVPYPAIFEALVMIFAFEIMVEAGVRLPRPIGSAVTIVGALVIGEAAVRAGLVSEAMVITIALTALATFVLPSYDLALVARMLRLPLTVISGILGLFGILASFLAILIHISTLKSFGVPFTSGLAPFVLSDQLDQVFRAPWWAMSLRPRLIGYKNPHRMEPRLDFPRIAARWRQQATTERVLEESAPAPARAKARLQIQGKMPHRLKGLAVAVGSGPGGPRGADGRGKGRDEGQDAQGAAGAPVNRLW, encoded by the coding sequence ATGAATGCTTTCGGACGCGCAGGCAGGGTCCTGCGAAGGTTGGCAAGGCTTCTCGCTCCCCGGTGGGGCGCGCGATCGGCTGCCCAGGAACGAGGAGGCCAGGCGAATACACCGATCTACCCGGGCATCGACGAAAACCTCGCTGCGATCAGGAAGGCACTTGAGCCGGCCGCTGACCTCGTCCTGAGGAAAGTCGGGTCTGGCAAGGCTTCCTTCGGCGTCGCGATGATCGACGGCCTTGTAAGCCGAGACGGGGTCGATCGCGACGTTGTGAGGGCTCTTATCGACAGGTTCACCGAGGCTTCCCACGGCACAACAGGGGTACCGATCGGCGAGGCCGCGAAACGTCTCGCTGAAGCCAGCATCGCCACGATGAACGTGCAGAAGGCGGCCTCCATCGAGGAGGCGATCTCATCCATGCTGGATGGGCAAGTCGCGATCTTCGGAGAAGGCTGGAACATGGCCCTCACCGCGTCCGTGCAGCAGTGGCGGATGCGAGCCGTATCCGAACCAGATGTGGAGTCGGTGGTCCGCGGGCCGCGAGAAGGATTCACCGAGGACCTGCGCACCAACACGTCCCTTCTGAGAAGGCGGCTCCGAACCCCGAGCCTGCGCATGGAAGAAGTGCAGATAGGCAGGGTCTCTCCTACAAAGATCGCTATCGTTTACATACGTGGCCTTACGCCCGAGCATCTTGTGGAGACCATACGGAACAGGCTCTCTGCCATTGACGCGGACAGCATCATCGAGAGTGGGCAGCTGGAGGGGCTCATCGAGGATCAGCCGCTCTCCATATTCCCGACGATCGGCCACACTGAAAGGCCCGACCGCGTGGCGATGCGGCTCCTCGGAGGTGCCGCCGCCATTCTCATAGACGGCACGCCGTTCGCCCTCCTCGTCCCCTTGACCTTCTCCTTGCTGCTTCAGTCGTCGGAAGACTATTACTCACGATGGCCCGTAGTCGTGGGAATACGCCTCTTCCGTTGGTTGAGCCTGTTTATCTCGATGGTGGCGCCCGCCTTCTATGTGGTGCTCACATCGTACCACCAGGAGCTCATCCCGACCGGGCTTGCGGTAGCCATCGCCCAGCAACGGGAGCGCGTGCCGTACCCGGCTATCTTTGAGGCATTGGTGATGATATTCGCCTTCGAGATAATGGTCGAGGCCGGCGTGAGGCTGCCGCGCCCCATCGGCTCCGCCGTGACGATCGTGGGGGCTCTGGTCATAGGAGAGGCGGCAGTCAGAGCGGGGCTCGTGTCCGAGGCCATGGTCATCACGATTGCGCTCACAGCCCTTGCAACCTTTGTGCTTCCCTCATATGACCTCGCCCTCGTGGCGAGGATGCTGCGGCTGCCCCTCACCGTGATTTCAGGAATCCTCGGGCTTTTTGGGATCCTGGCGAGTTTCCTGGCGATCCTCATCCACATCTCCACCCTGAAATCGTTCGGCGTCCCCTTCACGAGCGGCCTTGCGCCGTTCGTGCTCTCCGATCAGCTCGACCAGGTGTTCAGGGCACCGTGGTGGGCGATGAGCTTGCGCCCACGGCTCATAGGCTACAAGAACCCTCATCGCATGGAGCCGAGGCTCGACTTCCCGCGCATCGCCGCACGGTGGCGACAGCAGGCCACCACAGAGCGCGTGCTCGAGGAGTCCGCGCCCGCACCGGCACGCGCCAAGGCCCGCCTCCAAATCCAGGGGAAGATGCCGCACAGGCTCAAAGGACTTGCCGTGGCCGTGGGCTCGGGGCCCGGCGGACCTCGCGGCGCCGACGGCAGGGGCAAGGGCCGCGACGAAGGCCAGGACGCCCAGGGTGCGGCAGGTGCCCCGGTCAACAGGCTGTGGTGA
- a CDS encoding endospore germination permease: MGARPSGRAGGVVLAARRPGDEGLELCEDSEAEEDEGKGRREEMAQPRISGFQFVTLAFWYTVGTSTLLLPANYGRQDTWLSILIAAAAALLALVVWFSLGGRFPGKTPFGYAKDIFGPVFGTLIGVVYLLYFTHLSSLVLRNVTEMYATSILTRTPPVVFVGTMALLSAWIVRAGLEPLARTGELLVPFLGIGMPVLIALAFATPGLTHFEFLLPVLERGMTPVLRQALCLLAFPFGELVVFLFIAPATAHPERAGRLLAVAVVAGAAALVFVFIRNLVTVGPNELVRLSFPSLTTIREIMLGQFLQRIEVLGILQWTAGSFVKLALTHYAAVLGAVEVFSLEDPRPVAVPLAFLISVLCIAGYNNLPEMVEFAARAFPIYASVVQIVLPLVMLVASWLRGRTAKQGT; the protein is encoded by the coding sequence GTGGGCGCAAGACCTTCCGGCCGCGCGGGCGGCGTGGTGCTGGCCGCCCGGCGACCTGGCGACGAAGGCTTGGAGTTATGCGAGGACAGCGAGGCTGAGGAGGATGAAGGGAAAGGGCGTCGTGAAGAGATGGCGCAGCCCCGCATCTCAGGGTTTCAGTTTGTGACGTTGGCATTCTGGTACACGGTAGGTACCTCCACGCTCTTGCTACCAGCGAACTATGGGCGCCAGGACACGTGGCTTTCAATTCTGATCGCCGCCGCCGCGGCCTTGTTGGCACTTGTGGTGTGGTTCAGCCTTGGTGGAAGATTCCCTGGCAAGACGCCTTTCGGATACGCCAAGGATATCTTCGGCCCCGTGTTCGGCACGCTTATAGGCGTTGTGTACTTGCTGTATTTCACGCACCTTTCGTCTCTCGTTTTGAGAAACGTGACAGAGATGTACGCCACATCCATACTTACTCGGACGCCGCCCGTCGTCTTCGTCGGAACAATGGCGCTTCTGTCTGCCTGGATAGTGCGGGCCGGTCTAGAGCCGCTAGCCCGTACGGGCGAGCTTCTTGTGCCTTTCCTCGGCATCGGCATGCCTGTTCTGATCGCGCTGGCGTTCGCCACGCCAGGCCTTACCCACTTCGAGTTTCTCTTGCCCGTGCTCGAACGAGGGATGACGCCTGTGTTGCGCCAGGCTCTGTGTCTACTGGCCTTTCCCTTCGGAGAGCTTGTCGTGTTCCTTTTCATAGCGCCGGCCACGGCCCATCCCGAGCGCGCCGGTAGACTACTGGCAGTGGCCGTGGTCGCGGGCGCGGCGGCATTGGTCTTCGTTTTCATCAGGAACTTGGTAACGGTCGGCCCGAACGAGCTTGTGAGATTGAGTTTCCCGAGCCTCACGACGATCCGCGAGATCATGCTCGGACAGTTCCTGCAGCGCATCGAAGTGCTCGGCATCCTCCAATGGACCGCGGGGTCGTTTGTCAAGCTCGCGCTGACGCACTATGCCGCCGTGCTGGGCGCCGTCGAGGTGTTCTCGCTCGAAGATCCGCGCCCCGTGGCCGTGCCCCTGGCGTTCCTCATCTCGGTTCTGTGCATCGCGGGATATAACAACCTCCCCGAGATGGTCGAGTTCGCCGCGCGCGCCTTCCCGATATACGCCTCCGTGGTGCAGATAGTCCTTCCCCTCGTGATGCTGGTGGCATCGTGGCTTCGAGGACGCACTGCGAAGCAAGGGACATGA
- a CDS encoding HD domain-containing protein, whose translation MRLVSQCVEILRRYALPDGVIEHSVKVAEVASFIAARLAERGERIDLELVVKGALLHDVGKSQRHVRRGARNHAEASAEIVLDEGMPEVAGIVARHILDSIISREDYPRNWEEKVVFYADKIVTRRLVTVEERFADLHERRQDIADLLRASLPPTKALEAEIFEAAGLTWDELASRFGGDWVARFGGRRGQDHGQRQAGTGWQGSPGVV comes from the coding sequence GTGAGGCTGGTCTCTCAGTGTGTGGAGATCCTCCGCCGCTACGCGCTGCCTGACGGCGTGATCGAGCACTCCGTCAAGGTGGCCGAAGTGGCGAGTTTCATTGCCGCGCGGCTCGCGGAGCGCGGCGAACGCATCGACTTGGAGCTCGTGGTGAAAGGGGCGCTCCTCCACGACGTGGGGAAATCCCAGCGGCACGTGCGGCGTGGCGCGCGCAACCATGCCGAGGCGTCCGCGGAGATCGTGCTGGACGAAGGGATGCCGGAGGTTGCGGGGATAGTCGCCCGGCACATCCTGGACTCCATCATCAGCAGGGAGGACTACCCGCGCAATTGGGAGGAGAAAGTTGTTTTTTACGCGGACAAGATCGTCACGCGCCGGCTTGTCACTGTGGAGGAGCGGTTCGCCGACCTGCACGAGAGGCGGCAAGACATAGCGGACCTCCTCAGGGCGTCGCTTCCCCCGACGAAGGCTCTCGAGGCAGAGATCTTCGAGGCGGCCGGCCTCACCTGGGATGAACTCGCATCGCGCTTCGGCGGCGACTGGGTGGCTCGGTTCGGAGGTCGGAGGGGGCAGGATCACGGGCAACGGCAGGCAGGTACAGGATGGCAGGGCTCACCAGGCGTGGTATAA